One Aneurinibacillus migulanus genomic region harbors:
- a CDS encoding XylR N-terminal domain-containing protein, with protein MANNIFSSKSLTKQNGAYHMDGERVVLLSISAIGTLKEDIESNIGKERLKGFLIRHGKELGSNDARKALTMNFSTAQESIQHGTVMHTLKGHARVETTYLKIEKRDNEPRFSIHMEGNWLHSYEAEEYVNRYGLANEPICNTLVGYASGYLSVISNQQVIVKEVTCEAKGDECCHWVAKSIDLCDKDTIKNELKYYKEDTIVDELGYTYEKLLEERNNLTRATNIYSNLTEEIFKGNNLQSIAEVVCEATGTPITIDDVKFRSFAYAGLSPHEYIDVNLSFTSYLENHRKEHTPFLSIKRIVTTAHTRLLAPIFIGKKVSGYCSFIYTDSTIKISDIDFMILERISLACSIYLLNEKNCFEATERMKGYFLDNILSGKSTSKKDIIQRGNFINLDLNQSYYIVFIAYHSVEEKLQNELVFHEAFMETITEFLKRNKLNVLFSQRTNGGVLLVPTSILTKTIEFFSREVLQFLSKMHPLYRFRTGISMTGKSIDQACKHYDEAKTALRMTTERNDIVSFESLGVVGMLINQNNEEAVKQMSRYTLGKLYDNPTCTKNKELLRTLYVYLENGGNLEQTSDDLCLSISGLRYRLQKIKSLLGQDLSHSHFNYQLFLSLQALMVTGELSIMD; from the coding sequence ATGGCTAACAATATTTTTTCGTCTAAATCCTTAACAAAACAAAACGGTGCCTATCATATGGATGGTGAGCGTGTTGTTTTATTATCTATTTCTGCTATCGGAACACTGAAGGAAGATATTGAAAGTAATATTGGTAAAGAGAGATTAAAAGGATTTCTTATTCGTCATGGTAAGGAGCTTGGTTCAAATGATGCGCGTAAAGCCTTAACTATGAATTTCTCTACAGCACAAGAATCCATTCAGCACGGTACAGTTATGCATACGTTAAAAGGCCATGCACGTGTAGAAACAACGTATTTGAAAATCGAGAAAAGGGATAATGAACCGAGATTCTCTATTCATATGGAAGGCAATTGGCTCCATTCTTATGAGGCCGAAGAATATGTAAACCGATACGGCCTGGCGAATGAGCCGATATGCAACACTCTAGTTGGCTATGCGAGTGGTTATTTATCTGTCATTAGTAACCAACAGGTTATCGTTAAAGAGGTTACATGTGAAGCCAAAGGGGACGAGTGCTGCCATTGGGTCGCAAAATCGATTGATTTGTGCGATAAAGATACGATAAAAAACGAACTGAAATATTACAAGGAAGACACGATCGTTGATGAGCTTGGCTATACGTATGAAAAATTGCTGGAAGAGCGGAATAATTTAACGAGAGCCACAAATATTTATAGCAATTTAACCGAAGAAATCTTTAAAGGAAATAATCTGCAATCGATTGCCGAGGTGGTTTGTGAAGCTACTGGGACCCCCATTACAATTGATGATGTGAAATTTCGTTCATTCGCTTACGCGGGCTTATCGCCTCATGAGTATATAGATGTGAATCTCTCCTTTACATCTTATTTGGAGAACCATAGAAAAGAGCATACGCCATTTCTTTCAATAAAAAGGATAGTTACAACTGCTCATACCCGCTTACTTGCACCTATCTTTATCGGTAAAAAGGTTTCCGGGTATTGCTCGTTTATTTATACCGACTCTACGATAAAGATTTCTGATATCGATTTTATGATACTGGAGCGAATATCATTAGCGTGCTCCATTTATCTTTTAAATGAAAAAAACTGTTTTGAAGCAACGGAACGGATGAAAGGGTATTTTTTGGATAATATTTTATCCGGGAAAAGTACATCAAAAAAAGACATCATTCAACGAGGGAATTTTATCAACCTTGATCTTAACCAATCGTACTATATCGTGTTTATTGCGTATCATAGTGTGGAAGAGAAGCTGCAAAACGAACTTGTTTTTCATGAAGCATTCATGGAAACAATCACTGAGTTTTTGAAGAGAAATAAATTGAATGTATTATTTTCACAGCGTACAAATGGAGGGGTGCTGTTAGTTCCAACATCAATCTTGACGAAAACGATTGAATTTTTTAGTAGAGAAGTGTTGCAATTTCTTTCTAAAATGCATCCGCTTTACCGGTTTCGAACAGGGATTAGCATGACTGGTAAATCTATCGATCAGGCTTGTAAGCATTACGATGAAGCAAAGACGGCCCTTCGTATGACAACGGAGAGAAATGATATTGTGTCATTTGAGTCGCTTGGAGTAGTAGGAATGCTAATTAACCAGAATAATGAAGAAGCCGTGAAGCAAATGTCAAGATACACGCTGGGTAAACTATACGATAATCCTACCTGTACTAAAAATAAAGAGCTTTTACGAACATTATATGTATACTTGGAAAACGGGGGGAATCTTGAACAAACATCAGATGATCTTTGTTTATCTATAAGCGGGCTTCGCTATCGTTTG
- a CDS encoding 2Fe-2S iron-sulfur cluster-binding protein, protein MKAVTKKQRMYEITFDQETVGCSNNSNILAAAKRNFLKLPYGCFNGGCGMCKIKIVAGDYEVGLSSKAALPDNEREKGYALACKTYPLSDLMVRVMGR, encoded by the coding sequence ATGAAAGCGGTTACTAAAAAACAGCGGATGTACGAAATTACGTTTGATCAGGAGACAGTTGGTTGCAGTAATAACTCTAATATTCTGGCTGCGGCAAAACGCAATTTTCTAAAGCTTCCTTATGGTTGTTTTAATGGAGGATGCGGAATGTGCAAGATTAAAATCGTAGCCGGAGATTATGAAGTCGGGTTATCTTCCAAAGCTGCCTTGCCGGATAATGAACGAGAGAAAGGATATGCTCTCGCGTGTAAAACGTATCCTTTAAGCGATCTGATGGTACGGGTGATGGGAAGGTGA
- a CDS encoding aldehyde dehydrogenase — MSKVATTVREVKLFIDGKYVESSTRSTFDVTNPATQELIARVHEATKEDVERACQAARRAFEGSWRTMPVSERSKRIRRMAEIMIERREELARLEALDVGKPYSVAYEKEIPRAAHNLKFFADFMEQQGGETYPMDEEYINYTRYEPVGVAALITPWNLPLMLTTWKLGPCLAAGNTAVIKPAEATPLTVSLLGEIAKEAGIPDGVVNVVQGFGKGSAGEYMTADPEVDLISFTGETTTGKAIMKMGADTLKRVSFELGGKAANIVFEDADLDKAIPVSIQAAFLNSGQVCLAGSRILVQRSIFDEFVRRFKQAAEALKVGDPQDEDTNMGPLVSKEHYEKVSSYLAIAAEEQSTLVTGGKRPHLAKHLQAGFYLEPTVYIQEDSKARICQEEIFGPVVTLIPFDTEEEALHIANDTPYGLNGVIWTENLKRAHRVSHKVRAGTIWVNCWFVRDLRAPFGGFKKSGIGREGGHHSLEFFTEAKNICLALS; from the coding sequence ATGAGTAAAGTTGCAACAACGGTTCGTGAAGTTAAGTTGTTCATTGATGGTAAATATGTGGAATCGAGTACAAGATCAACATTTGATGTGACAAACCCGGCAACACAGGAGTTGATTGCACGGGTGCATGAAGCGACAAAGGAAGATGTCGAACGTGCATGCCAGGCGGCACGGCGCGCATTCGAAGGATCTTGGCGAACGATGCCTGTAAGCGAACGTTCGAAGCGAATTCGCCGAATGGCCGAGATTATGATAGAGAGGCGCGAAGAGCTTGCTAGGCTGGAAGCGCTCGATGTCGGCAAGCCTTATTCAGTAGCATATGAAAAAGAAATCCCGCGGGCAGCCCATAATCTGAAGTTTTTTGCCGACTTCATGGAACAGCAGGGTGGTGAGACGTACCCGATGGATGAAGAATATATAAACTATACAAGATATGAGCCAGTCGGAGTTGCAGCATTAATTACGCCGTGGAATTTGCCGCTAATGCTAACAACATGGAAGCTAGGTCCATGTCTTGCAGCCGGGAATACCGCCGTTATTAAACCAGCTGAAGCTACACCGCTGACGGTTTCGCTGCTCGGTGAAATCGCGAAAGAAGCCGGAATCCCCGATGGCGTTGTCAATGTGGTCCAGGGCTTCGGTAAGGGATCAGCAGGTGAATATATGACAGCCGATCCGGAGGTCGATTTGATTTCGTTTACCGGAGAAACGACAACCGGAAAGGCGATTATGAAGATGGGGGCGGATACGCTAAAACGTGTGTCTTTCGAGCTGGGGGGCAAAGCGGCCAATATTGTGTTCGAGGATGCTGACCTTGATAAGGCAATTCCTGTTTCCATTCAAGCAGCCTTTTTGAATTCAGGTCAGGTCTGCCTTGCTGGTTCCCGTATTTTAGTACAACGTTCCATTTTTGATGAGTTTGTCAGACGTTTTAAACAAGCGGCTGAAGCGTTAAAGGTAGGAGATCCACAGGATGAAGACACGAATATGGGCCCGCTTGTTAGTAAAGAGCACTATGAAAAGGTGTCAAGCTATCTGGCTATCGCTGCAGAGGAGCAGTCAACGCTCGTAACGGGTGGAAAGCGACCGCACCTGGCTAAGCATTTACAAGCTGGATTCTATTTAGAGCCGACCGTCTACATTCAAGAAGATTCGAAAGCACGCATTTGCCAGGAAGAAATCTTCGGTCCTGTCGTTACATTGATTCCGTTTGATACAGAAGAAGAGGCTTTGCATATAGCCAACGATACGCCATACGGATTGAACGGCGTGATATGGACGGAAAATTTAAAACGTGCTCATCGTGTTTCGCACAAGGTACGCGCCGGAACGATCTGGGTCAATTGTTGGTTTGTTCGTGATTTACGCGCCCCGTTTGGCGGATTTAAGAAAAGCGGAATCGGTCGCGAAGGCGGTCATCATAGCCTTGAATTTTTTACCGAAGCGAAAAATATTTGTTTAGCCCTCTCGTAA
- a CDS encoding 2-hydroxymuconate tautomerase produces the protein MYYVIKGVKFMPFIQINIIKGRSPEMQEKLIKEVTNTVSDVLEAPIESVRVFINEMEPAHWGIAGVSVKKRRENSQRGE, from the coding sequence ATTTACTACGTAATTAAAGGAGTAAAGTTCATGCCATTTATCCAAATCAATATTATCAAAGGCCGTTCTCCTGAAATGCAAGAGAAGCTCATTAAAGAAGTAACGAATACGGTCAGTGATGTTTTGGAGGCTCCCATTGAGAGTGTCCGGGTATTTATCAATGAAATGGAGCCAGCACACTGGGGAATTGCTGGAGTGTCCGTGAAGAAAAGAAGGGAAAATTCACAGCGAGGTGAATGA
- a CDS encoding 2-keto-4-pentenoate hydratase: protein MAKQKMMGVHEPLYGVLLDDMELDQHDPISLQPFIHAKIEPEIAFVFERDIKGPVSVPEVLTATAYVMPAFEIIDSRYRDFKFTLPDVIADNASSSRFILGDRIENIDNLDLKVIGSVFKKNGQVMATGTGASVMGHPARAVAWMVNKLAERGQFVKAGEIVLSGALTEAFRIKKNDVFSVGFDGLGAVQVVFTT from the coding sequence GTGGCCAAGCAAAAGATGATGGGGGTTCATGAACCGTTATACGGTGTATTGTTGGACGACATGGAGCTTGACCAGCACGATCCTATTTCGTTACAGCCGTTCATTCATGCGAAAATTGAACCGGAAATAGCGTTTGTATTCGAGCGAGATATCAAAGGCCCGGTTTCAGTTCCAGAAGTGCTGACGGCTACTGCCTATGTTATGCCTGCATTTGAAATCATCGACAGCCGGTACCGGGATTTTAAATTTACGCTTCCAGACGTAATTGCGGACAATGCTTCATCCTCCCGTTTTATTCTAGGAGATAGAATTGAAAACATAGATAATCTTGATTTGAAAGTAATCGGGAGCGTATTTAAGAAAAACGGACAAGTCATGGCTACAGGCACCGGTGCTTCTGTTATGGGACATCCTGCAAGAGCAGTTGCCTGGATGGTTAACAAGCTGGCGGAAAGAGGCCAATTCGTGAAAGCCGGAGAGATAGTACTAAGCGGGGCGTTGACCGAAGCGTTTAGGATTAAGAAGAACGATGTGTTTTCCGTAGGATTTGATGGCCTCGGAGCTGTTCAGGTAGTATTTACTACGTAA
- a CDS encoding transposase produces the protein SVTQGNRKKEDEFEFNKDAGMYVCKAGHMAIRKARQGKKGVGKNQKNTYYFDIERCKRCSFKEGCYKEGAKSKSYSVSIKSNEHVEQEKFQESEYFKEKSKERYKIEAKNSELKHRHGYDVASSSGLIGMELQGAMAIFTVNLKRILKLMG, from the coding sequence CTTCCGTTACACAAGGGAATCGAAAGAAGGAAGATGAATTTGAATTCAATAAAGATGCAGGAATGTATGTATGTAAAGCAGGACATATGGCGATCCGGAAAGCTCGACAAGGAAAAAAAGGGGTAGGTAAAAATCAAAAAAATACGTACTATTTTGATATTGAAAGGTGTAAGCGATGTTCCTTTAAAGAAGGATGTTATAAAGAAGGAGCCAAAAGCAAGAGTTATTCTGTTAGTATTAAATCCAACGAACATGTAGAACAGGAAAAATTTCAAGAAAGTGAGTATTTTAAAGAAAAATCGAAAGAACGATATAAAATTGAAGCTAAAAATAGTGAGTTAAAGCACCGACACGGGTATGATGTGGCGTCATCCTCGGGTCTTATTGGTATGGAATTACAAGGGGCAATGGCTATATTTACAGTGAATTTGAAAAGGATATTGAAACTAATGGGTTAA
- a CDS encoding transposase, which produces MIQKQQSMIFSPFMAIYDLVIPKDNLLRKINELIDFSFLYDELKDKYCLDNGRNAIDPIRMFKYLLLKSIYDLSDVDVVERSKYDMSFKYFLQMAPEESVIESSSLTKFRKLRLKDIDLLDMLINKTVEIAIEKGIIKSKAIIVDATHTKARYN; this is translated from the coding sequence ATGATTCAAAAACAACAATCCATGATCTTCAGTCCGTTTATGGCTATTTATGATTTGGTCATTCCAAAGGATAACCTGTTGCGAAAAATTAACGAACTGATCGACTTCTCTTTTTTATATGACGAGCTTAAAGATAAATATTGCCTTGATAACGGTCGAAACGCCATCGACCCGATTCGTATGTTCAAATATTTATTGTTGAAGTCGATCTATGACTTGTCTGATGTCGACGTGGTTGAACGTTCGAAATATGACATGTCTTTTAAGTATTTTCTTCAAATGGCGCCTGAAGAGTCTGTGATTGAATCAAGTTCATTGACCAAGTTTCGGAAACTGCGTTTAAAAGATATCGACCTTTTGGATATGTTGATCAATAAGACTGTAGAAATCGCCATTGAAAAGGGGATTATCAAAAGTAAAGCCATTATCGTCGATGCCACTCATACGAAAGCTCGGTACAATCA
- the dmpG gene encoding 4-hydroxy-2-oxovalerate aldolase: MKKSNTKLHLVDVTLRDGSHAMKHAFTEEQVRNVARGLDLAGVEYFEVSHGDGLGGSSLQYGLSVVDEMKLISAAREECKQAKISVLLLPGIGIREDLEKAVDAGADMVRVATHVTEADVAKQHIELGRELGLKTVGFLMMAHMAPIGKLVEQAQLFESYGAEVVYAVDSAGALLPHEVKERIGAMRKNLSCDIGFHGHNNLSLAMANTMAAIEEGATYVDGSLRCLGAGSGNTQTEVMVAVLDRLGYETGVELYPVMDVANKVVAEFMPRPQEITGSSLIMGYSGVYSSFLLHTEAAAKKFGVDERDILVELGKRKAVGGQEDLILEVASAIATNK; this comes from the coding sequence GTGAAAAAAAGTAATACAAAACTACACCTTGTGGATGTAACCCTTCGAGATGGCAGCCATGCTATGAAACATGCTTTCACCGAAGAGCAAGTACGAAACGTCGCGCGCGGATTGGACCTAGCAGGTGTTGAATACTTTGAAGTTTCTCATGGCGATGGACTTGGGGGCTCCTCATTGCAATATGGATTATCTGTAGTTGATGAGATGAAGCTAATTTCAGCAGCACGCGAGGAATGCAAGCAAGCAAAAATCTCCGTTCTGCTTTTGCCAGGTATCGGTATACGCGAGGATTTGGAGAAAGCGGTAGATGCAGGGGCTGATATGGTACGCGTTGCCACGCATGTGACGGAAGCGGATGTAGCGAAACAGCATATTGAGTTGGGGAGAGAATTGGGATTGAAGACAGTTGGTTTTCTGATGATGGCGCACATGGCTCCGATAGGAAAGCTTGTTGAGCAGGCGCAATTATTCGAAAGCTACGGTGCAGAGGTCGTGTATGCAGTTGATTCCGCGGGAGCGCTCTTGCCTCATGAGGTGAAAGAAAGAATCGGTGCGATGCGGAAGAATCTGTCCTGTGACATCGGATTTCATGGTCATAACAACCTGTCTCTTGCGATGGCTAATACGATGGCGGCAATTGAAGAAGGAGCTACATATGTAGATGGAAGCCTTCGTTGTCTCGGAGCCGGAAGCGGAAATACGCAGACAGAGGTCATGGTTGCAGTACTGGACCGCCTTGGGTATGAAACAGGAGTCGAACTTTATCCGGTTATGGATGTTGCAAATAAGGTCGTTGCCGAATTTATGCCAAGGCCACAGGAGATCACAGGTTCAAGTCTTATTATGGGCTATTCCGGGGTATACTCAAGCTTTTTGCTTCATACTGAAGCTGCCGCCAAAAAATTTGGTGTTGATGAACGCGATATTCTAGTGGAACTCGGAAAGCGAAAAGCGGTCGGAGGTCAGGAGGATTTAATTCTCGAAGTAGCAAGTGCGATTGCGACAAATAAGTAA
- a CDS encoding acetaldehyde dehydrogenase (acetylating), which yields MNKVKVAVIGSGNIGTDLMYKIERSEWLENSAMIGIDPHSEGLKRAREHGLRIFDNGIEGFLEESELADIVFDATTAKAHLLHNRRLQEAGKKVIDLTPAAIGELVVPPVNLQQSGKLNNVNMITCGGQATIPIVHAINRIVPVAYAEIIATVSSKSAGPGTRANIDEFTRTTAKGIEMIGGAKKGKAIIILNPAEPPIMMRDTIHALIEEEGKEAEIISSIKEMVHSVQQYVPGYRLLGEPIFEGKKLSVFIEVEGAGDFFPTYSENLDIMTAAAVKVGEELARKQAILVKDKG from the coding sequence ATGAACAAGGTAAAAGTAGCGGTTATCGGGTCAGGAAATATCGGTACGGATTTAATGTATAAAATCGAGCGGAGCGAATGGTTGGAAAACAGTGCAATGATAGGGATTGATCCGCATTCGGAAGGATTAAAAAGAGCAAGAGAACATGGACTTCGCATATTTGATAACGGAATTGAAGGCTTTTTGGAAGAGTCGGAGCTAGCTGATATCGTCTTTGACGCGACAACGGCGAAGGCACATTTGCTTCATAATCGGCGGCTTCAAGAAGCGGGCAAAAAGGTAATTGATTTGACGCCTGCCGCAATCGGTGAACTAGTCGTACCACCGGTAAATTTACAGCAAAGCGGTAAGCTGAATAACGTCAATATGATTACATGCGGAGGACAGGCGACGATCCCGATCGTTCATGCCATCAACCGTATAGTACCGGTTGCGTACGCAGAGATTATCGCCACTGTTTCCAGCAAAAGCGCAGGTCCCGGAACGAGAGCCAATATCGACGAGTTTACCCGTACAACGGCTAAAGGGATTGAAATGATTGGTGGAGCAAAAAAGGGGAAGGCGATTATTATTTTAAACCCGGCAGAGCCGCCGATCATGATGCGCGATACGATTCATGCGTTAATTGAAGAGGAAGGAAAAGAAGCGGAGATTATCTCTTCTATTAAAGAGATGGTACATTCTGTTCAGCAATATGTACCCGGCTATCGACTGCTGGGAGAACCAATTTTCGAGGGAAAGAAGCTGTCAGTCTTTATTGAAGTGGAAGGTGCCGGAGACTTCTTTCCTACTTATTCCGAGAATCTTGATATCATGACAGCGGCTGCCGTAAAAGTCGGTGAGGAACTGGCAAGGAAGCAAGCGATTCTTGTTAAAGATAAAGGATAG
- a CDS encoding 2-keto-4-pentenoate hydratase, with the protein MTAHLHEEIAQQLMDAEKTKVPIRPLTETYPDISVEDAYRIQLAAIERKTRNGARIVGKKIGLTSKAMQDMFNVTQPDYGHLLDSMMHIDGEIVDIGIFLQSKLEVEIAFILKKDIKGPGISSLDVIDATDYVIPAFEIIDSRIQDWKIAFEDTVADNGSSACAILGGSPTPLERLDLQHIGMVMSKNGRQIDTAAGAAVMGNPIRAVAWLANAIGEYGIALRAGEVILSGAFTAAVPIEAGDTFTAEFAHIGSVSVSFSKKGGTA; encoded by the coding sequence ATGACAGCACATCTACATGAAGAAATCGCTCAACAGCTAATGGACGCCGAAAAAACGAAAGTACCTATTCGTCCGCTAACAGAAACATACCCGGACATATCGGTTGAGGATGCGTACCGTATTCAGCTTGCTGCGATCGAGAGGAAGACGAGGAATGGCGCACGGATTGTAGGTAAAAAAATAGGTTTAACAAGCAAAGCAATGCAGGATATGTTCAATGTTACTCAGCCGGATTACGGGCATCTGCTTGATAGTATGATGCACATTGACGGGGAAATCGTGGATATCGGTATATTTTTGCAGTCAAAGCTAGAAGTAGAGATCGCATTTATACTAAAAAAAGATATAAAAGGACCTGGTATTTCCTCCCTTGATGTCATTGATGCAACGGATTATGTCATCCCTGCCTTTGAGATTATTGATAGTCGGATTCAAGATTGGAAGATTGCATTTGAAGACACGGTCGCAGACAACGGGTCATCGGCATGTGCCATTCTTGGTGGGAGCCCGACCCCTCTTGAACGTCTGGATTTGCAACACATTGGTATGGTCATGAGTAAGAATGGTAGACAAATTGATACAGCGGCAGGTGCAGCTGTAATGGGAAATCCGATTCGAGCGGTTGCCTGGCTTGCAAATGCCATTGGAGAATATGGGATTGCCTTAAGAGCGGGGGAAGTGATTCTATCCGGTGCTTTTACAGCTGCCGTTCCGATTGAAGCGGGAGATACATTTACAGCTGAATTTGCTCATATCGGTTCTGTCTCTGTGTCGTTTAGCAAGAAAGGCGGTACGGCATGA
- a CDS encoding catechol 2,3-dioxygenase, with protein sequence MNSILRIGRIELRVMDLELSAEYYRNVIGLEEMARDNERVYLKAWDEYDHHSIILKKADAPGMDHMAFKVKGPYELEVLERKVEQFGCKTWRISHGSRIAEGEAIRFEIPTGHEVELYSDIEFVGTGTGFTNPDPWPDNLRGIAPHRLDHALLTGNDIETVTRFFTEVLGFRQTEKIITVDGEQMLGSFLAITNTAHDLAFVKGPDNKFHHAGFHVDNWYEVLKAADILSKNKINIEVTPTRHGITRGQTVYFFDPSGNRNEAFASGYITYADFPTITWTEDQIGTGIFYHRRELVESFSKALT encoded by the coding sequence ATGAACAGCATTTTGCGTATCGGCCGAATTGAATTGCGTGTAATGGATTTGGAACTATCCGCAGAGTACTACAGGAATGTTATTGGTCTTGAAGAAATGGCACGGGATAATGAGCGCGTGTATTTAAAAGCTTGGGATGAATACGATCATCACAGCATCATCTTGAAAAAAGCAGATGCACCGGGAATGGATCATATGGCATTCAAAGTAAAAGGCCCGTACGAATTGGAAGTGCTTGAACGTAAAGTCGAACAATTTGGTTGCAAGACATGGCGTATTTCACACGGTTCTCGTATTGCTGAAGGAGAAGCGATTCGCTTTGAAATCCCGACAGGTCACGAAGTTGAACTTTATAGTGATATCGAATTTGTCGGGACAGGGACCGGTTTTACTAATCCTGATCCGTGGCCGGATAATTTGCGTGGAATTGCTCCGCATCGGCTCGATCATGCCTTGCTAACAGGTAATGATATCGAAACTGTAACACGCTTTTTTACAGAGGTACTAGGCTTTAGGCAAACGGAAAAAATTATCACGGTCGACGGGGAGCAGATGTTGGGCAGTTTCCTTGCGATAACGAATACAGCGCATGATCTTGCATTTGTAAAAGGGCCTGATAATAAATTCCATCATGCAGGATTCCATGTGGATAACTGGTATGAGGTATTGAAGGCGGCTGACATTTTATCCAAAAATAAAATTAATATTGAAGTTACCCCAACACGACATGGCATTACACGCGGACAGACCGTATACTTCTTCGATCCGTCCGGCAACAGGAATGAAGCGTTCGCCAGTGGGTACATCACGTATGCAGATTTTCCGACGATTACATGGACAGAGGATCAAATCGGCACCGGAATTTTCTATCATCGCCGTGAATTAGTCGAATCGTTTTCAAAAGCATTAACATAG
- a CDS encoding 4-hydroxyphenylacetate 3-hydroxylase family protein, with amino-acid sequence MNGKEYIESLKDNRTIYLNGEKIDDVTTHPAYRNSVRSIARLYDAIHDPNKASVLTTKTEQGYTTHKFFKEAKSVQDLLEARDAIAEWAKLSYGFMGRSPDYKASFTAQLNAYSDYYQGFEANARHWYEKAGKELPFINHTIINPQVDRSKSLHENKDVFVRAIAERDDGIVVSGAKMVGTSAALTHYNFVSNYGPTDLGDGDQSHALIFFVAMDAPGVKMISRQSFELQASRAGSPFNYPLSSRFDENDAVIVLDNVFVPWENVLAYKNVDVTNKFFVETGFINRFTFQGCTRFAVKLDFMAGLLLKATEQAGTNQFRGVQANIGEVIAWRNLFWSLSTSMATDPMPGWNGTVMPNLKYGATYRALAPFVWPKIKNIFEQVIAGGLIQLPSSAEDFMNPELRPYLDKYYRGSGVEAEERVKLYKMIWDAVGTEFGGRHELYEINYGGNTENIRLEMVKFADAMGDSDTYKSFVDQALSEYDLTGWTVNNWINPEKELVEQ; translated from the coding sequence ATGAATGGAAAAGAATACATCGAAAGCTTAAAAGATAACCGAACCATTTATTTAAATGGAGAAAAAATCGACGATGTAACCACACATCCTGCCTATCGCAATTCCGTCCGTTCCATTGCCAGACTGTACGATGCAATACATGATCCGAATAAAGCATCCGTGCTGACGACAAAAACAGAGCAAGGATATACAACGCATAAGTTTTTTAAAGAAGCAAAAAGCGTACAGGATTTATTGGAAGCAAGGGACGCCATTGCCGAGTGGGCAAAGTTAAGCTATGGCTTTATGGGAAGATCCCCTGATTACAAGGCATCCTTTACCGCTCAATTGAACGCATATTCTGATTATTATCAAGGCTTTGAAGCGAACGCGAGGCACTGGTATGAAAAAGCAGGCAAAGAGCTTCCGTTCATTAATCACACAATCATTAATCCACAGGTTGATCGTTCAAAATCACTGCATGAAAACAAGGATGTATTTGTACGCGCAATTGCCGAACGTGATGATGGAATTGTTGTAAGCGGTGCCAAAATGGTTGGAACGTCTGCTGCACTTACTCATTATAATTTCGTCTCCAATTATGGACCGACGGATTTGGGTGATGGAGACCAAAGCCATGCATTAATTTTCTTTGTAGCGATGGATGCGCCTGGAGTGAAGATGATTAGCCGCCAATCGTTTGAATTGCAAGCTTCACGTGCAGGCTCTCCGTTTAATTATCCGCTATCGAGTCGTTTCGATGAAAACGATGCGGTAATCGTTCTCGATAACGTGTTTGTTCCGTGGGAAAATGTATTGGCTTATAAAAACGTTGATGTGACGAACAAGTTTTTTGTGGAAACCGGCTTTATTAACCGTTTTACATTTCAGGGCTGTACCCGTTTTGCTGTTAAATTGGACTTTATGGCAGGACTGCTGCTTAAGGCGACGGAACAGGCGGGAACGAATCAATTCCGAGGTGTTCAAGCTAATATCGGAGAAGTAATTGCATGGCGTAATCTTTTCTGGTCGCTCTCTACTTCAATGGCTACCGATCCGATGCCAGGATGGAACGGGACGGTTATGCCAAATTTGAAATACGGAGCTACCTATCGTGCACTTGCCCCATTCGTATGGCCGAAAATAAAAAATATTTTTGAACAAGTGATTGCAGGCGGCTTAATACAATTGCCTTCAAGCGCAGAGGACTTCATGAATCCAGAACTCCGTCCGTATTTAGATAAGTATTACCGTGGCTCAGGGGTTGAAGCAGAAGAACGTGTGAAGCTGTACAAAATGATTTGGGATGCGGTTGGTACGGAATTTGGAGGGCGTCATGAGCTGTATGAAATCAACTATGGCGGCAACACGGAAAACATTCGATTAGAAATGGTAAAGTTTGCTGATGCGATGGGGGATAGCGACACATACAAGAGCTTTGTTGATCAGGCGTTAAGCGAATACGATCTTACCGGCTGGACCGTGAATAACTGGATTAACCCTGAAAAAGAGCTAGTAGAACAATAA